A portion of the Stigmatella aurantiaca DW4/3-1 genome contains these proteins:
- a CDS encoding phage portal protein, with product MGMLDKVRAVLSGSKRKGTGLELSRWTSAPPRREVPALLASYAEMPWLGAIVDTVGDAFADVTWRAFQRRDPVTQKSLVDVSLRRAGGDVRRERLKALVNVAGAVELTDHPLLRLLADPNDYMTGRDFAKLFCTHYDLTGEFFAVVEEVAGVPVGLWPVPPDCVLALPDLSKPKPERTFTITAGGRLFTLPAPSVIYVKRLNPADPLGRGIGIAYALGDEVDTDEHAARYTKNAFYNNMLPGAVIAIEGFSESQAGPAKAFKESLAREYGGPANAGRVMITSGRTTFARLDTPFKDMQLVDLRRFLMDFVRMVYRVPPEIVGDVTSSNKATSYAAREHLAEQATKPRAEVFLAAMQKHLAPRFQDDVILSYDSPVPADREHRLRVMGTLPSAFTFDEWRTEAGFKPHPERQGFAELLPGQKPSEPQETPTPAAGSSAEANTEAAKND from the coding sequence ATGGGAATGCTCGACAAGGTGCGCGCCGTGCTGAGCGGCAGCAAGCGCAAGGGGACCGGCCTGGAACTCAGCCGTTGGACGTCGGCCCCACCACGGCGGGAGGTGCCCGCGCTGCTGGCCTCCTACGCTGAGATGCCCTGGCTGGGGGCGATCGTGGACACCGTTGGGGATGCCTTCGCGGATGTGACGTGGCGCGCCTTCCAGCGACGCGACCCCGTGACGCAGAAGTCGCTCGTCGACGTCTCTCTTCGCCGGGCCGGTGGGGACGTGCGCCGCGAGCGCTTGAAGGCGCTCGTCAACGTGGCGGGTGCGGTCGAGCTGACCGACCACCCGCTGCTGCGGCTTCTGGCGGATCCGAACGACTACATGACGGGCCGCGACTTCGCGAAACTCTTCTGCACGCACTACGACCTGACGGGCGAGTTCTTCGCGGTCGTCGAGGAAGTCGCCGGGGTGCCGGTGGGCCTGTGGCCAGTTCCGCCCGACTGCGTGCTCGCGCTTCCCGACCTGAGCAAGCCGAAGCCCGAGCGCACTTTCACGATCACGGCGGGCGGTCGCCTGTTCACGCTCCCAGCACCGAGCGTGATCTACGTGAAGCGCCTGAACCCGGCGGACCCGCTCGGACGCGGGATCGGCATCGCCTATGCGCTCGGTGATGAGGTCGACACGGACGAGCACGCGGCGCGCTACACGAAGAATGCCTTTTACAACAACATGCTGCCTGGCGCCGTCATCGCGATCGAAGGGTTCAGCGAGAGCCAAGCGGGGCCAGCGAAGGCGTTCAAGGAATCACTAGCTCGCGAGTACGGAGGGCCCGCCAACGCTGGGCGCGTCATGATCACCAGCGGCCGGACCACGTTCGCGCGCCTGGATACGCCGTTCAAGGATATGCAGCTCGTCGACCTGCGCCGGTTCCTGATGGACTTCGTGCGGATGGTCTATCGCGTGCCGCCCGAGATCGTGGGTGACGTGACGAGCAGCAACAAAGCGACGAGCTACGCCGCACGGGAACACCTTGCCGAGCAGGCCACCAAGCCGCGCGCCGAAGTGTTCCTAGCGGCCATGCAGAAGCACTTGGCGCCGCGCTTCCAAGACGACGTGATCCTTTCCTACGACTCGCCCGTTCCCGCCGACCGCGAGCACCGCCTGCGCGTGATGGGGACGCTCCCGAGTGCGTTCACCTTCGACGAATGGCGCACCGAAGCCGGCTTCAAGCCTCACCCCGAGCGCCAGGGCTTTGCCGAGCTTCTGCCTGGACAGAAGCCAAGCGAGCCCCAAGAGACTCCCACTCCAGCCGCGGGCAGCTCAGCGGAAGCAAATACCGAGGCCGCAAAAAATGACTGA
- a CDS encoding serine/threonine protein kinase, with translation MTATLFRLPSGTVVDGWRVSRELGNGGFAVVFLVEKNGKPHALKVARHREASGDDKQTHARMVREATTLLMLDHPNIIRHRGYGYAETGNMYVALEYVDGWTLAEWKERKHPTIHEILRVFVKLASALSYMHARGVLHRDLKLVNVLIRKSDGEPIIIDFGCATYTLADDLTEEGLPPGTERFRAPEQFKFLREHKNEHRARYAFKVADEIFALGAMFYELLTDPRPTEHNRRVSLNNPLMPPPPACEVNPRIPDQLSELVEKILSRDPSKRPVDTEALRRELEEHLERSGAEYMVPAHAPSEQWRSEPSGVGGPPVEPSNGLRPRKVATKTLVAGAAVATALAAAATSWFVPGDIPALPPPPHSSPPTTSPPDMSLPSPAPMVLPSATDVGQKEGSTVKMTTPEISTQGRPTRVRNKVSAADCAALSLVAALAAGCPSSQIRPESFTCPAGAERAMVNELHWRRFDRFVLTLDDRHDRNGKTWFTPGSEVVGVVPKAEGLDRRQYEVAPPGTRFYGKAYYLSDKMGRADGPALVVRYDRVKLPGQDERPICFVVESRSYGFKDGRVQASNENEGRVVDRWP, from the coding sequence ATGACAGCGACTCTGTTCAGGCTGCCTTCTGGCACTGTTGTTGACGGCTGGCGCGTTTCACGGGAACTCGGCAACGGTGGGTTTGCCGTCGTCTTCTTGGTGGAGAAGAATGGTAAGCCGCATGCGCTCAAGGTGGCGCGCCACCGCGAAGCCAGTGGGGATGACAAGCAGACGCATGCCCGGATGGTGCGTGAGGCGACAACACTCCTCATGCTGGACCATCCCAACATCATCCGGCATAGGGGGTATGGATACGCGGAAACTGGCAACATGTATGTCGCGTTGGAATACGTGGACGGCTGGACGCTGGCGGAGTGGAAGGAGCGCAAACACCCCACGATCCATGAAATCTTGCGAGTCTTCGTCAAGCTCGCTTCCGCGCTGTCGTACATGCATGCTCGGGGTGTGCTTCACCGGGACTTGAAGCTGGTCAACGTCCTGATCCGCAAGAGCGATGGGGAGCCCATCATCATCGACTTCGGCTGCGCGACCTACACGCTGGCCGACGACCTGACAGAAGAGGGGCTCCCCCCGGGGACAGAACGCTTTCGCGCGCCCGAGCAATTCAAGTTCCTGCGTGAGCACAAGAACGAGCACAGGGCACGGTACGCCTTCAAGGTGGCCGACGAGATCTTCGCTCTGGGCGCCATGTTCTACGAACTGCTGACGGACCCGCGACCGACAGAACATAACCGGCGTGTGTCCCTGAACAACCCCCTGATGCCACCGCCCCCGGCATGCGAGGTGAACCCTCGGATTCCCGATCAGCTCAGCGAGTTGGTCGAGAAGATTCTTTCCCGGGACCCCTCCAAGCGCCCCGTGGATACCGAGGCCCTCCGTCGCGAGTTGGAAGAACACTTGGAGCGCTCGGGGGCGGAGTACATGGTTCCCGCACATGCCCCGTCGGAACAGTGGCGTTCCGAGCCTTCCGGGGTTGGGGGACCTCCTGTGGAGCCTTCCAACGGCCTTAGGCCGCGCAAGGTGGCCACGAAGACGTTGGTTGCAGGTGCTGCTGTGGCGACTGCCCTGGCCGCGGCGGCGACGTCCTGGTTCGTCCCTGGGGATATTCCCGCCCTGCCTCCTCCCCCCCATTCCTCACCGCCCACGACATCTCCCCCTGATATGTCCCTCCCGAGCCCCGCGCCGATGGTCCTCCCCTCGGCGACGGACGTTGGCCAGAAGGAAGGTTCCACCGTGAAGATGACGACACCTGAAATCTCGACCCAAGGACGCCCCACGCGCGTGCGCAACAAGGTCAGTGCTGCCGATTGCGCGGCGCTGTCCCTCGTTGCGGCACTGGCAGCGGGCTGCCCCAGTTCTCAGATCCGGCCCGAGTCCTTCACCTGTCCAGCCGGCGCTGAGCGTGCCATGGTGAATGAGCTTCACTGGAGACGCTTCGACCGCTTCGTGCTCACTCTCGACGACCGGCACGACCGCAATGGAAAAACCTGGTTCACCCCAGGCTCAGAAGTGGTGGGAGTCGTCCCGAAGGCGGAGGGGCTCGACCGGAGGCAGTATGAAGTGGCCCCCCCTGGGACTCGCTTCTATGGGAAGGCTTACTACCTCTCGGACAAGATGGGCCGCGCGGACGGGCCTGCGCTGGTGGTGCGGTACGACCGCGTGAAGCTCCCTGGACAAGACGAGAGACCCATCTGCTTCGTGGTGGAGAGCCGCTCCTATGGGTTCAAGGACGGTCGCGTACAGGCCAGTAACGAAAACGAGGGCCGAGTCGTGGACCGCTGGCCCTGA
- a CDS encoding phage major capsid protein → MTREQIAEMVKALGPEVARELVDSANRSAPGRAGPDTTTRDGSVLTSVENFGAFTKSVVAATCRTGAIALTDAVKRFGNADVQKAVQLSKFDSAGVLVPIQRSGEVIEFLRPDAALLKLGVRTQPFKGELHLGKQTGTTTFKWVGEGETVPKSAPTYGMIVLKAHKGMVLTDISNDLLRTPGVGDAGVGEDIRATVADGLDDAGFNGDGTGSSPKGLFAQISSSHTFTNTGTTAAAYTADIDKAVELPLTAHIRMGTPGWVLHPTRATALMQLKDSGIFVFRQEMLDKGTIRGFPFVLTTRVPVTRITFSADWRQFIYGIDEDLLLSEHDTRAEYDETTIRAIVKGDFKLRQPKAFSSITY, encoded by the coding sequence ATGACGCGAGAGCAGATTGCAGAGATGGTGAAGGCGCTCGGCCCGGAGGTCGCGCGGGAGCTGGTCGATTCCGCGAACCGGAGCGCGCCAGGCCGCGCCGGTCCTGACACGACGACGCGGGACGGGAGCGTGTTGACGAGCGTCGAGAACTTCGGCGCGTTCACGAAAAGCGTCGTCGCGGCCACTTGCCGCACGGGCGCGATCGCGCTGACCGACGCCGTGAAGCGCTTCGGCAACGCTGACGTGCAGAAGGCGGTGCAGCTCAGCAAGTTCGACTCGGCCGGCGTGCTCGTGCCCATCCAGCGAAGCGGCGAGGTGATCGAGTTCCTGCGGCCCGACGCGGCCCTGCTCAAGCTCGGTGTGCGAACCCAACCGTTCAAGGGCGAGCTGCACCTGGGCAAGCAGACGGGTACCACGACCTTCAAGTGGGTCGGCGAGGGGGAGACGGTTCCGAAGAGCGCGCCGACGTACGGGATGATCGTACTCAAGGCGCACAAGGGGATGGTTCTCACCGACATCAGCAACGACCTGCTGCGCACACCGGGGGTCGGTGACGCGGGCGTGGGCGAGGACATCCGCGCCACCGTGGCCGATGGGCTCGACGACGCAGGGTTCAACGGTGACGGCACGGGCTCGTCACCGAAGGGGCTCTTCGCGCAAATCAGCAGCTCGCACACGTTCACGAACACCGGCACGACCGCCGCAGCCTACACCGCCGACATCGACAAGGCGGTGGAGCTGCCGCTGACCGCGCACATTCGCATGGGCACCCCCGGATGGGTTCTGCACCCGACCCGGGCGACCGCGCTGATGCAGCTCAAGGACTCGGGGATCTTCGTCTTCCGTCAGGAGATGCTCGACAAGGGAACCATCCGTGGCTTCCCGTTCGTCTTGACGACGCGGGTCCCCGTGACGCGGATCACCTTCTCGGCCGACTGGCGTCAATTCATCTACGGGATCGACGAGGATCTACTTCTCTCCGAGCACGACACGCGCGCCGAGTACGACGAGACGACCATCCGGGCGATCGTGAAGGGTGACTTCAAGCTGCGCCAGCCGAAGGCGTTCAGCTCCATCACCTACTGA
- a CDS encoding DUF2381 family protein: MFQPLRLSLALVLLWGTAARAEPTHGGRIERARAVTVAGGPDEPLPEIHVAGDLPTLLLFSTPIQKKTLTFDESRIRVLDAGELSVIVQAVTDLKEGERHEMGVFFADGRAPSRAAFVLVTDPTEVDTRINVRRSEPLAAPCPSEAQPRVPQPEDFVLLGYVGEEGVSVTPIKDVEDEAQGLKATSGLFYRGQGWALVSLKIKNQSTQPKRSPREAMFTRTLGSSLQARVVVDGEGVIKPGGFGRVLAVVDAPMLSTDTHFTLELRGDDGRSLRVPDLRFPKFVMGGEQ; this comes from the coding sequence TTGTTCCAACCGCTTAGATTGTCCCTGGCGCTCGTGCTCCTCTGGGGGACTGCGGCACGAGCCGAGCCGACGCATGGGGGGCGCATTGAGCGCGCGCGAGCTGTCACCGTCGCGGGCGGCCCCGACGAGCCGCTGCCCGAGATTCACGTCGCGGGGGATTTGCCCACGTTGCTTCTGTTCTCCACGCCGATTCAGAAGAAGACCCTCACCTTTGACGAGTCCCGGATCCGCGTGCTGGACGCTGGGGAACTCTCGGTGATCGTCCAAGCCGTGACGGACCTCAAGGAAGGCGAGCGCCACGAGATGGGGGTTTTCTTCGCTGACGGGAGGGCGCCATCACGGGCCGCCTTCGTGCTCGTCACCGACCCCACCGAAGTGGACACCCGGATCAACGTGAGGCGCTCCGAGCCACTCGCCGCGCCTTGCCCAAGTGAAGCCCAGCCCCGCGTGCCGCAACCGGAAGATTTCGTGTTGCTCGGCTACGTGGGCGAGGAGGGTGTCTCGGTGACACCCATCAAAGATGTTGAGGATGAGGCGCAGGGCCTTAAAGCAACCTCGGGGCTCTTTTATCGCGGTCAGGGTTGGGCGCTGGTGTCGCTAAAAATTAAGAATCAGTCCACGCAACCCAAGCGGTCACCGCGAGAGGCAATGTTTACGAGGACACTGGGATCGTCTCTTCAGGCGCGGGTGGTGGTGGACGGTGAAGGTGTGATCAAGCCAGGAGGATTCGGGCGAGTGCTTGCCGTAGTGGACGCACCCATGCTGAGCACTGATACTCACTTCACGCTTGAGCTGCGTGGGGACGATGGCCGCAGTCTTCGGGTTCCGGACCTGCGCTTCCCGAAGTTTGTCATGGGAGGAGAACAATGA
- a CDS encoding transposase has protein sequence MPRFWSPGSGSRPQQPRWFPTRGVRAARGAQRQEVEIVNRSDSTPGLVVQAKRWTVERTLGWLNRERRLARDYERKEDACQAFVYLGMI, from the coding sequence GTGCCCCGTTTCTGGTCTCCGGGCTCTGGGAGCCGTCCGCAGCAACCCCGTTGGTTCCCAACCCGTGGTGTACGCGCGGCGCGAGGTGCTCAACGCCAAGAGGTGGAGATTGTGAATCGCTCGGATTCCACGCCCGGCTTAGTGGTCCAAGCCAAGCGATGGACCGTGGAACGGACGCTGGGGTGGCTGAACCGAGAACGACGGCTGGCCAGAGACTACGAGCGAAAGGAGGACGCCTGTCAGGCGTTCGTTTACTTGGGGATGATCTGA
- a CDS encoding HK97 family phage prohead protease, producing MGKPITRSLQLAAVRKDAAALTTVEAGSSRRVYTFTASDGDFDRYSDRLSVNGWRVDAYNANGVVLFNHDDGAHAAWTGAAPALPIGKGRVYTENDALMIDIEFDDDDDFAKRVERKVAKGILNAVSVRYLMLPGQYRENERGGFDCDAQELLEVSIVTIPGNARAVRSKALEDDELVERIATRVAELLGDSAEEKASSKEDDKPDAGDEPTKEPATGNGDAPADESKPNTGEPTSADAPKADDEEDGKAKGFNAREAAKGFVEAFTKHIKGV from the coding sequence ATGGGAAAGCCGATCACACGCTCTTTGCAGCTCGCCGCCGTGCGGAAGGATGCGGCAGCACTGACCACCGTCGAAGCTGGCAGCAGCCGACGTGTCTACACGTTCACGGCCAGCGACGGTGACTTCGACCGTTACTCCGACCGGCTAAGCGTCAACGGTTGGCGCGTCGATGCCTACAACGCGAACGGCGTCGTCCTCTTCAACCATGACGACGGTGCGCACGCCGCGTGGACGGGAGCGGCGCCCGCGCTGCCTATCGGCAAGGGGCGCGTCTATACCGAGAACGACGCGCTGATGATCGACATCGAGTTCGACGATGACGATGACTTCGCGAAGCGGGTCGAGCGCAAAGTCGCGAAGGGCATCCTGAACGCCGTCTCAGTCCGCTACCTCATGCTCCCCGGCCAGTACCGGGAGAACGAGCGGGGCGGCTTCGACTGTGACGCTCAGGAATTGCTGGAGGTCTCGATCGTGACGATTCCGGGCAACGCGCGGGCCGTGCGCTCGAAGGCGCTCGAAGACGACGAACTGGTCGAGCGCATCGCAACGCGGGTCGCGGAGCTGCTCGGCGACAGCGCCGAAGAGAAAGCGTCCAGCAAGGAGGACGACAAACCTGATGCGGGCGACGAGCCGACCAAAGAGCCAGCCACCGGCAACGGTGATGCGCCCGCAGACGAGAGCAAGCCCAACACGGGCGAGCCGACATCCGCTGATGCGCCGAAGGCGGATGACGAGGAAGACGGGAAGGCGAAGGGGTTCAACGCTCGCGAGGCCGCGAAGGGCTTCGTCGAGGCATTCACGAAGCACATCAAGGGAGTCTGA
- a CDS encoding phage tail tube protein, protein MSGPVAAHIDSVAVRADTSAAVGVDQIDGLTDASLSESGDFVETNYLGGSGYKSRVQTLKDTSADLSGHFMQGDAPQGVLRNARDTGSTVYLTFIFDPTASAGSKGKRVPMVVQSYDEKMTPGGVVEFSCKLLGNGAPIAV, encoded by the coding sequence ATGTCTGGTCCGGTTGCCGCCCACATCGACAGCGTCGCCGTACGAGCCGATACGAGCGCGGCGGTCGGGGTGGATCAAATTGACGGTCTCACCGATGCATCGCTGAGCGAGTCGGGTGATTTCGTGGAGACCAATTATCTGGGCGGCTCGGGGTACAAGTCCCGAGTTCAGACGCTCAAGGACACGAGCGCTGACCTCTCAGGCCATTTCATGCAGGGAGATGCCCCCCAGGGAGTTCTGCGCAACGCGCGTGACACCGGCTCGACGGTCTATCTCACCTTCATCTTTGACCCGACCGCATCTGCTGGCAGCAAGGGCAAGCGCGTTCCGATGGTCGTCCAGAGCTACGACGAGAAGATGACGCCCGGAGGGGTTGTCGAGTTCTCCTGCAAGCTCCTGGGCAACGGCGCCCCCATCGCGGTCTGA
- a CDS encoding minor capsid protein yields the protein MSRDTAADLVVLLGSSGLGLSVGGNLFAGPALEDDDATVPDTAAFVFQSGGDPPQSYIGRGRQTLRTTTCQVRIRSAREDFQAGQLLALAALDVLHLAPLPPYVRISVSEGSPSYFGTDSSDRHWWSFTVDAEFVDLGMPGTPVQATTTGAWEVPGNLSVLGSLSAAGVDLIAELAELRARVAKLEAKLAGDEQ from the coding sequence ATGTCTCGCGATACCGCAGCGGACCTGGTTGTCCTACTCGGCTCATCGGGGCTTGGGCTCAGCGTGGGAGGCAACCTATTTGCTGGTCCCGCGCTTGAGGACGACGACGCGACCGTTCCAGACACCGCCGCCTTCGTGTTCCAAAGCGGGGGTGATCCGCCGCAAAGCTACATTGGCCGCGGGCGCCAGACGCTCAGGACGACGACGTGCCAAGTGCGCATCCGCTCAGCACGGGAAGATTTCCAAGCTGGTCAGCTCTTGGCGCTCGCTGCGCTCGACGTTCTCCACCTTGCCCCCCTGCCGCCCTACGTGAGGATCAGTGTGTCGGAGGGCAGCCCCAGCTACTTCGGCACGGATTCCAGCGACCGGCACTGGTGGAGCTTTACCGTCGACGCTGAGTTCGTGGACCTGGGCATGCCTGGGACACCTGTACAAGCAACCACGACCGGAGCGTGGGAGGTCCCTGGAAATCTGAGCGTCCTTGGCTCACTCAGTGCCGCAGGGGTCGATCTCATCGCTGAGCTTGCGGAGCTTCGCGCGAGGGTTGCCAAGCTTGAAGCAAAGCTTGCTGGTGACGAACAGTGA
- a CDS encoding M15 family metallopeptidase, with protein MPTRNFARVGLDRVYLPFAAVAFEVISRCEARGASYIATFGSRSLEEQAELYRLYREGKGGKAAPAGLSAHNYGLAFDFCRDGDRAKPGLQPDWRASAFKELGEESQRAGLVWGGTFADAPHVQWPSYVNATDLAPLRALATREGVAAVWMRLDKERSSPFWRAANPKLAAELARLGF; from the coding sequence ATGCCCACGAGGAACTTCGCGCGGGTTGGCCTCGACCGGGTCTATCTCCCCTTCGCAGCGGTAGCCTTTGAGGTGATCTCGCGCTGTGAGGCACGCGGCGCCAGCTACATCGCGACATTCGGCTCACGAAGCCTCGAAGAACAGGCCGAGCTTTACCGGCTGTACCGCGAAGGCAAAGGCGGCAAGGCGGCCCCGGCGGGCCTGTCCGCTCACAATTACGGTCTTGCGTTCGACTTCTGCCGGGACGGAGACCGCGCAAAGCCGGGTTTGCAGCCCGACTGGCGTGCGTCCGCGTTCAAGGAACTTGGTGAGGAGTCACAGCGGGCCGGGCTTGTGTGGGGCGGCACATTCGCAGATGCGCCCCACGTTCAGTGGCCGAGCTACGTGAACGCGACAGACCTCGCACCGCTTCGAGCGCTGGCGACGCGTGAAGGTGTCGCCGCTGTGTGGATGCGGCTCGACAAGGAACGCAGCTCGCCATTTTGGCGGGCCGCTAACCCGAAGCTTGCGGCCGAACTGGCCCGGCTCGGATTCTGA
- a CDS encoding DUF2381 family protein codes for MRTLATRVGSAPQLSAAVKGFLSTQQLSESQQVSGARYVGGCAPDDKVVIRTEKVSDHPSIRTSSVYVSGQVATVLRVEKDVDPAKTKLLGWERRFEPLLVGSKKVVLEPIRDLAIDETVPLLVTLVDGTEIPFIVKPPSRKDWGSNCFREDGLLQVAVAMDHTLVRQ; via the coding sequence TTGAGGACGCTTGCGACCCGAGTGGGATCCGCGCCGCAGCTTTCTGCCGCTGTGAAGGGATTCCTTTCGACACAGCAACTCTCCGAGTCCCAGCAGGTGAGCGGCGCTAGGTACGTCGGCGGTTGCGCTCCGGACGACAAGGTCGTCATCAGAACCGAGAAGGTGTCGGACCATCCCTCCATTCGCACGAGCAGCGTCTACGTGTCTGGGCAGGTGGCGACCGTTCTCCGCGTTGAGAAGGACGTCGATCCGGCGAAGACAAAGCTGCTGGGGTGGGAGAGGCGCTTTGAACCCCTGCTGGTAGGGAGCAAGAAGGTGGTCCTGGAACCGATTCGAGATCTCGCGATCGATGAGACGGTTCCCCTGCTCGTCACGCTTGTCGACGGGACGGAGATTCCGTTCATCGTGAAGCCGCCGAGCCGCAAGGACTGGGGATCGAACTGTTTTCGTGAGGATGGACTCCTACAGGTAGCCGTGGCGATGGACCACACGCTTGTCCGACAGTAG
- a CDS encoding serine/threonine protein kinase, with protein sequence MTAKSFVLPRGAILFEMNRVHYEFREDLGEVYPGVHLLVARRRINEHRLERVLVKAVSVASASPFPKVKRARAKLEEQVRLSKFLVHPGIFEVFGLQKTEGTWYVVGEYPTGNTLGALLNLVGVCRHWYTPLFTMFIGARVADVLAYAHAAKDDQGRPLNIVHRAIDADHIYLNWKGIVRVADFGLSLSDLPGRVPSTVNRPQGDGFYCSPEILLGKRADARSDLFSLGVLMLELATGKNLLYDPDEVTEKVKASLTSSQLRRVKRAIERARLSGGPPLLEDAIWRAATYTQADLERLTASLPESLRVTLCKLLHPLPAQRFQTATELVEHLRHWLGGTAFSQADVIDELKSVMDEAGRVLAGTELAHTLDENTSA encoded by the coding sequence ATGACGGCAAAAAGCTTCGTACTTCCGAGAGGGGCCATCCTCTTCGAGATGAACCGAGTTCACTATGAGTTCCGTGAAGACTTGGGAGAGGTTTATCCTGGGGTTCACCTCCTTGTGGCGCGACGACGCATCAATGAGCATCGCCTTGAAAGGGTGCTGGTCAAGGCGGTGAGCGTTGCGAGTGCGTCGCCATTTCCCAAAGTGAAGAGGGCGCGGGCGAAGCTGGAAGAGCAGGTGCGCCTCTCAAAGTTTCTTGTTCATCCGGGGATTTTTGAAGTCTTCGGTTTACAGAAAACCGAAGGGACTTGGTACGTGGTCGGCGAGTACCCAACCGGGAACACATTGGGTGCGTTGCTCAACCTCGTAGGGGTGTGCCGACACTGGTACACGCCGCTCTTCACCATGTTCATCGGTGCCCGCGTGGCGGACGTGTTGGCATACGCGCACGCGGCAAAGGACGATCAGGGCCGCCCCTTGAACATCGTTCACCGGGCCATCGATGCGGATCACATCTACCTGAACTGGAAGGGCATTGTTCGAGTCGCCGACTTCGGTCTCTCCCTTTCCGACTTGCCGGGCCGCGTGCCGTCCACCGTCAACCGCCCGCAGGGGGATGGCTTCTACTGCTCACCGGAAATTCTTCTGGGCAAGCGTGCCGATGCGCGCTCGGATCTCTTCTCCTTGGGTGTGCTCATGCTCGAACTGGCCACGGGCAAGAACCTTCTCTATGACCCCGATGAGGTGACGGAAAAGGTGAAGGCGTCCCTCACTTCGTCGCAGCTCCGCCGAGTCAAGCGCGCCATCGAACGGGCGCGGCTTTCAGGAGGCCCCCCTCTTCTGGAGGATGCGATCTGGCGCGCAGCCACCTACACGCAAGCGGACTTGGAGCGGTTGACGGCAAGCCTCCCTGAGAGCCTGCGCGTGACGCTGTGCAAGCTTCTTCATCCTCTGCCCGCGCAGCGCTTCCAGACGGCAACCGAGCTGGTCGAGCATCTGCGCCACTGGCTTGGCGGGACTGCTTTTAGCCAAGCCGACGTGATCGATGAGCTGAAGAGCGTCATGGATGAGGCTGGGCGGGTGCTGGCAGGGACGGAGCTGGCGCATACCCTGGACGAGAACACCTCGGCATAG